In the Drosophila takahashii strain IR98-3 E-12201 chromosome 3R, DtakHiC1v2, whole genome shotgun sequence genome, one interval contains:
- the Yif1 gene encoding protein YIF1B-A isoform X1, whose product MNYNPNAGMRNRKWENSAAATGRPRPPKRVSDVNAMGPAAPMMGGGATFMAPPTGPAMLDPNMYGAPAPAPSYGFDPNLGQNPSQQQQPAGYGYGAPQAPPQQAPFGMGAPPAQPGAPPGQQPLPTGQYPQFAMFQQPIVQDMAMQYGQRLADQGKQIMENQFEKWVPVAKLKYYFAVDNAYVGRKLRLLFFPYIHKDWSLRYDQEHPVQPRYDVNAPDLYLPTMGYITYVIVAGLLLGMQKRFSPEQLGIQASSAMAYSIFELVIYSIALYVMNVKTSLKTLDLLAFTGYKYVNIVVCLMVSTLFFKSGYYIALAYTSFSFGFFLLRTLRTKLLQDNSPAAPSGAINYDPYGNPQQFDYSGGKKRKLYFLFMVVVGQALFAFLLSKHLYLPEAEVLAIPKTF is encoded by the exons ATGAACTACAATCCGAACGCGGGTATGCGGAACCGTAAGTGGGAGAACT CCGCAGCTGCCACCGGTCGTCCAAGGCCACCGAAGCGGGTGAGCGATGTCAACGCCATGGGTCCCGCGGCTCCGATGATGGGCGGTGGCGCCACCTTCATGGCCCCGCCCACTGGCCCTGCTATGCTCGATCCCAATATGTATGGTGCACCTGCTCCGGCGCCCAGCTATGGCTTCGACCCCAATCTCGGCCAGAATccatcgcagcagcagcagccagcgGGTTACGGCTACGGAGCACCACAGGCTCCTCCACAACAGGCGCCCTTCGGCATGGGAGCACCACCTGCTCAACCAGGGGCTCCTCCTGGACAGCAACCCCTGCCCACCGGACAGTATCCACAGTTCGCCATGTTCCAGCAGCCCATTGTCCAGGACATGGCCATGCAGTACGGCCAAAGGCTGGCGGATCAGGGCAAGCAGATCATGGAGAACCAGTTCGAGAAGTGGGTGCCGGTGGCCAAGCTCAAGTACTATTTTGCCGTGGACAATGCCTATGTGGGCCGGAAGCTGCGGCTGCTCTTCTTTCCCTATATTCACAAG GACTGGTCCCTGCGCTACGACCAAGAGCACCCCGTGCAGCCGCGCTACGATGTGAATGCCCCGGATCTCTATCTGCCCACCATGGGCTACATCACGTACGTGATTGTGGCTGGCCTGCTGCTGGGCATGCAGAAGCGCTTCTCGCCCGAGCAGCTGGGCATCCAGGCATCCAGCGCCATGGCCTACAGCATTTTCGAACTGGTCATTTACTCCATAGCCCTGTACGTAATGAATGTGAAGACGAGCCTGAAGACTCTGGATCTGCTGGCCTTCACGGGGTACAAGTACGTTAATATAGTGGTCTGTCTGATGGTCAGCACGCTCTTCTTCAAATCTGGATATTATATTGCGCTGGCGTACACCAGTTTCTCCTTTGGCTTCTTCCTG CTCCGCACATTGCGAACCAAGTTGCTGCAGGACAACTCACCGGCTGCTCCCAGTGGCGCCATCAACTACGATCCCTACGGAAATCCTCAGCAATTCGACTACAGCGGCGGGAAGAAGCGAAAGCTCTACTTCCTGTTCATGGTGGTCGTGGGCCAGGCGCTGTTCGCTTTCCTCCTCTCCAAGCATTTGTATCTGCCGGAGGCGGAGGTGCTTGCGATCCCGAAAACCTTCTAA
- the Yif1 gene encoding protein YIF1B-A isoform X2 translates to MNYNPNAGMRNPAAATGRPRPPKRVSDVNAMGPAAPMMGGGATFMAPPTGPAMLDPNMYGAPAPAPSYGFDPNLGQNPSQQQQPAGYGYGAPQAPPQQAPFGMGAPPAQPGAPPGQQPLPTGQYPQFAMFQQPIVQDMAMQYGQRLADQGKQIMENQFEKWVPVAKLKYYFAVDNAYVGRKLRLLFFPYIHKDWSLRYDQEHPVQPRYDVNAPDLYLPTMGYITYVIVAGLLLGMQKRFSPEQLGIQASSAMAYSIFELVIYSIALYVMNVKTSLKTLDLLAFTGYKYVNIVVCLMVSTLFFKSGYYIALAYTSFSFGFFLLRTLRTKLLQDNSPAAPSGAINYDPYGNPQQFDYSGGKKRKLYFLFMVVVGQALFAFLLSKHLYLPEAEVLAIPKTF, encoded by the exons ATGAACTACAATCCGAACGCGGGTATGCGGAACC CCGCAGCTGCCACCGGTCGTCCAAGGCCACCGAAGCGGGTGAGCGATGTCAACGCCATGGGTCCCGCGGCTCCGATGATGGGCGGTGGCGCCACCTTCATGGCCCCGCCCACTGGCCCTGCTATGCTCGATCCCAATATGTATGGTGCACCTGCTCCGGCGCCCAGCTATGGCTTCGACCCCAATCTCGGCCAGAATccatcgcagcagcagcagccagcgGGTTACGGCTACGGAGCACCACAGGCTCCTCCACAACAGGCGCCCTTCGGCATGGGAGCACCACCTGCTCAACCAGGGGCTCCTCCTGGACAGCAACCCCTGCCCACCGGACAGTATCCACAGTTCGCCATGTTCCAGCAGCCCATTGTCCAGGACATGGCCATGCAGTACGGCCAAAGGCTGGCGGATCAGGGCAAGCAGATCATGGAGAACCAGTTCGAGAAGTGGGTGCCGGTGGCCAAGCTCAAGTACTATTTTGCCGTGGACAATGCCTATGTGGGCCGGAAGCTGCGGCTGCTCTTCTTTCCCTATATTCACAAG GACTGGTCCCTGCGCTACGACCAAGAGCACCCCGTGCAGCCGCGCTACGATGTGAATGCCCCGGATCTCTATCTGCCCACCATGGGCTACATCACGTACGTGATTGTGGCTGGCCTGCTGCTGGGCATGCAGAAGCGCTTCTCGCCCGAGCAGCTGGGCATCCAGGCATCCAGCGCCATGGCCTACAGCATTTTCGAACTGGTCATTTACTCCATAGCCCTGTACGTAATGAATGTGAAGACGAGCCTGAAGACTCTGGATCTGCTGGCCTTCACGGGGTACAAGTACGTTAATATAGTGGTCTGTCTGATGGTCAGCACGCTCTTCTTCAAATCTGGATATTATATTGCGCTGGCGTACACCAGTTTCTCCTTTGGCTTCTTCCTG CTCCGCACATTGCGAACCAAGTTGCTGCAGGACAACTCACCGGCTGCTCCCAGTGGCGCCATCAACTACGATCCCTACGGAAATCCTCAGCAATTCGACTACAGCGGCGGGAAGAAGCGAAAGCTCTACTTCCTGTTCATGGTGGTCGTGGGCCAGGCGCTGTTCGCTTTCCTCCTCTCCAAGCATTTGTATCTGCCGGAGGCGGAGGTGCTTGCGATCCCGAAAACCTTCTAA
- the Yif1 gene encoding protein YIF1B-A isoform X3: MNYNPNAAAAATGRPRPPKRVSDVNAMGPAAPMMGGGATFMAPPTGPAMLDPNMYGAPAPAPSYGFDPNLGQNPSQQQQPAGYGYGAPQAPPQQAPFGMGAPPAQPGAPPGQQPLPTGQYPQFAMFQQPIVQDMAMQYGQRLADQGKQIMENQFEKWVPVAKLKYYFAVDNAYVGRKLRLLFFPYIHKDWSLRYDQEHPVQPRYDVNAPDLYLPTMGYITYVIVAGLLLGMQKRFSPEQLGIQASSAMAYSIFELVIYSIALYVMNVKTSLKTLDLLAFTGYKYVNIVVCLMVSTLFFKSGYYIALAYTSFSFGFFLLRTLRTKLLQDNSPAAPSGAINYDPYGNPQQFDYSGGKKRKLYFLFMVVVGQALFAFLLSKHLYLPEAEVLAIPKTF, from the exons ATGAACTACAATCCGAACGCGG CCGCAGCTGCCACCGGTCGTCCAAGGCCACCGAAGCGGGTGAGCGATGTCAACGCCATGGGTCCCGCGGCTCCGATGATGGGCGGTGGCGCCACCTTCATGGCCCCGCCCACTGGCCCTGCTATGCTCGATCCCAATATGTATGGTGCACCTGCTCCGGCGCCCAGCTATGGCTTCGACCCCAATCTCGGCCAGAATccatcgcagcagcagcagccagcgGGTTACGGCTACGGAGCACCACAGGCTCCTCCACAACAGGCGCCCTTCGGCATGGGAGCACCACCTGCTCAACCAGGGGCTCCTCCTGGACAGCAACCCCTGCCCACCGGACAGTATCCACAGTTCGCCATGTTCCAGCAGCCCATTGTCCAGGACATGGCCATGCAGTACGGCCAAAGGCTGGCGGATCAGGGCAAGCAGATCATGGAGAACCAGTTCGAGAAGTGGGTGCCGGTGGCCAAGCTCAAGTACTATTTTGCCGTGGACAATGCCTATGTGGGCCGGAAGCTGCGGCTGCTCTTCTTTCCCTATATTCACAAG GACTGGTCCCTGCGCTACGACCAAGAGCACCCCGTGCAGCCGCGCTACGATGTGAATGCCCCGGATCTCTATCTGCCCACCATGGGCTACATCACGTACGTGATTGTGGCTGGCCTGCTGCTGGGCATGCAGAAGCGCTTCTCGCCCGAGCAGCTGGGCATCCAGGCATCCAGCGCCATGGCCTACAGCATTTTCGAACTGGTCATTTACTCCATAGCCCTGTACGTAATGAATGTGAAGACGAGCCTGAAGACTCTGGATCTGCTGGCCTTCACGGGGTACAAGTACGTTAATATAGTGGTCTGTCTGATGGTCAGCACGCTCTTCTTCAAATCTGGATATTATATTGCGCTGGCGTACACCAGTTTCTCCTTTGGCTTCTTCCTG CTCCGCACATTGCGAACCAAGTTGCTGCAGGACAACTCACCGGCTGCTCCCAGTGGCGCCATCAACTACGATCCCTACGGAAATCCTCAGCAATTCGACTACAGCGGCGGGAAGAAGCGAAAGCTCTACTTCCTGTTCATGGTGGTCGTGGGCCAGGCGCTGTTCGCTTTCCTCCTCTCCAAGCATTTGTATCTGCCGGAGGCGGAGGTGCTTGCGATCCCGAAAACCTTCTAA